Proteins co-encoded in one Micropterus dolomieu isolate WLL.071019.BEF.003 ecotype Adirondacks linkage group LG19, ASM2129224v1, whole genome shotgun sequence genomic window:
- the si:ch73-335m24.2 gene encoding protein eva-1 homolog C isoform X1, whose protein sequence is MEFFCLFLPLLLALRIPTAHSAPDFSLYLHTILKNHTAHACDGDMLIIECPSRTSVTVLSAFYGRRVPNQHLCPSANTNITVEEDKECTSPVAMEKVLSECQDHQSCHIPVFSPVFGQDPCPLTSKYLLVSYKCRPEHHSTRLVCENERLRLMCKNETVLAIYSATFGHLLHGSPYCPQEPGSHNDMECLSPSALRKVSRRCHGRANCSVLADTQTFGDPCFPGTRKHLRVSFTCVPRYLLEDVGRGSTDPFMISDYTHGGWYTGPTYRPQNVLLTNSLEIIEKILGLPERVALYFVSGICAGLVFLLCLFGLRSTLVRDVKDLFSELNDELKASRRQRKELMEDLFDDDISDTSSFCRLTQSYRTTDIFSPSTLTVEMVEREVEQTRDLPNGDIWPHRDSSPYAIHKMKTYNN, encoded by the exons ATGGAGTTCTTCTGCCTCTTCTTACCTCTTCTTTTGGCTCTGAGGATACCCACCGCACATTCTGCTCCTGATTTCTCTC TATATCTTCACACCATCCTGAAGAACCACACGGCTCATGCTTGTGATGGAGACATGCTCATCATCGAGTGTCCCTCCAGGACGTCTGTGACGGTTCTGTCAGCTTTCTATGGACGACGTGTTCCTAATCAGCATTTATGCCcctctgcaaacacaaacataactgTGGAGGAGGATAAAGAATGCACTTCCCCAGTTGCGATGGAG AAAGTACTGTCAGAGTGTCAGGATCACCAGTCCTGTCACATCCCTGTCTTCAGTCCAGTGTTTGGGCAGGACCCCTGTCCTCTCACCAGCAAGTACCTTCTAGTCTCCTATAAGTGCAGACCAG AGCACCACAGCACGAGGCTGGTATGTGAAAATGAGCGTCTGAGGCTGATGTGTAAAAATGAAACTGTCCTCGCCATCTACTCGGCCACGTTTGGACACCTGCTGCATGGGAGTCCCTACTGTCCTCAGGAACCTGGATCACATAATGACATGG AGTGTTTGTCACCTTCGGCTCTGAGGAAGGTGTCACGCAGGTGTCATGGCAGAGCGAACTGCTCAGTACTGGCTGATACTCAAACCTTCGGGGACCCCTGCTTTCCCGGCACCAGGAAACACCTGCGAGTGTCCTTCACTTGTG TGCCTCGGTATCTTCTGGAAGATGTGGGTCGAGGGTCAACAGATCCTTTCATGATCTCAGACTACACACACG GTGGATGGTACACTGGCCCCACCTACAGGCCTCAAAATGTGCTCTTAACCAACTCTCTGGAGATCATTGAAAAAATATTGG GTCTCCCAGAGCGAGTGGCTCTCTACTTTGTCTCTGGCATCTGTGCTGGTCTGGTTTTCCTGCTCTGCCTGTTTGGTCTGCGCTCCACACTAGTGAGGGATGTTAAAGATCTGTTTTCTGAGCTGAACGATGAGCTTAAAGCGTCTCGCAGACAGCGCAAGGAGCTCATGGAGGACCTCTTTGACGATGACATCTCAGACACGTCGTCCTTCTGTCGACTTACACAATCCTACCGCACTACTGACATCTTCAGTCCTTCCACTTTGACAGTAGAGATGGTCGAACGCGAGGTGGAACAGACGAGAGATTTGCCCAACGGAGACATTTGGCCACATCGAGACTCCAGCCCTTATGCCATTCACAAAATGAAAACCTACAACAATTGA
- the si:ch73-335m24.2 gene encoding protein eva-1 homolog C isoform X2, with protein sequence MEFFCLFLPLLLALRIPTAHSAPDFSLYLHTILKNHTAHACDGDMLIIECPSRTSVTVLSAFYGRRVPNQHLCPSANTNITVEEDKECTSPVAMEKVLSECQDHQSCHIPVFSPVFGQDPCPLTSKYLLVSYKCRPEHHSTRLVCENERLRLMCKNETVLAIYSATFGHLLHGSPYCPQEPGSHNDMECLSPSALRKVSRRCHGRANCSVLADTQTFGDPCFPGTRKHLRVSFTCVPRYLLEDVGRGSTDPFMISDYTHGLPERVALYFVSGICAGLVFLLCLFGLRSTLVRDVKDLFSELNDELKASRRQRKELMEDLFDDDISDTSSFCRLTQSYRTTDIFSPSTLTVEMVEREVEQTRDLPNGDIWPHRDSSPYAIHKMKTYNN encoded by the exons ATGGAGTTCTTCTGCCTCTTCTTACCTCTTCTTTTGGCTCTGAGGATACCCACCGCACATTCTGCTCCTGATTTCTCTC TATATCTTCACACCATCCTGAAGAACCACACGGCTCATGCTTGTGATGGAGACATGCTCATCATCGAGTGTCCCTCCAGGACGTCTGTGACGGTTCTGTCAGCTTTCTATGGACGACGTGTTCCTAATCAGCATTTATGCCcctctgcaaacacaaacataactgTGGAGGAGGATAAAGAATGCACTTCCCCAGTTGCGATGGAG AAAGTACTGTCAGAGTGTCAGGATCACCAGTCCTGTCACATCCCTGTCTTCAGTCCAGTGTTTGGGCAGGACCCCTGTCCTCTCACCAGCAAGTACCTTCTAGTCTCCTATAAGTGCAGACCAG AGCACCACAGCACGAGGCTGGTATGTGAAAATGAGCGTCTGAGGCTGATGTGTAAAAATGAAACTGTCCTCGCCATCTACTCGGCCACGTTTGGACACCTGCTGCATGGGAGTCCCTACTGTCCTCAGGAACCTGGATCACATAATGACATGG AGTGTTTGTCACCTTCGGCTCTGAGGAAGGTGTCACGCAGGTGTCATGGCAGAGCGAACTGCTCAGTACTGGCTGATACTCAAACCTTCGGGGACCCCTGCTTTCCCGGCACCAGGAAACACCTGCGAGTGTCCTTCACTTGTG TGCCTCGGTATCTTCTGGAAGATGTGGGTCGAGGGTCAACAGATCCTTTCATGATCTCAGACTACACACACG GTCTCCCAGAGCGAGTGGCTCTCTACTTTGTCTCTGGCATCTGTGCTGGTCTGGTTTTCCTGCTCTGCCTGTTTGGTCTGCGCTCCACACTAGTGAGGGATGTTAAAGATCTGTTTTCTGAGCTGAACGATGAGCTTAAAGCGTCTCGCAGACAGCGCAAGGAGCTCATGGAGGACCTCTTTGACGATGACATCTCAGACACGTCGTCCTTCTGTCGACTTACACAATCCTACCGCACTACTGACATCTTCAGTCCTTCCACTTTGACAGTAGAGATGGTCGAACGCGAGGTGGAACAGACGAGAGATTTGCCCAACGGAGACATTTGGCCACATCGAGACTCCAGCCCTTATGCCATTCACAAAATGAAAACCTACAACAATTGA
- the si:ch73-335m24.2 gene encoding protein eva-1 homolog C isoform X3, producing MLIIECPSRTSVTVLSAFYGRRVPNQHLCPSANTNITVEEDKECTSPVAMEKVLSECQDHQSCHIPVFSPVFGQDPCPLTSKYLLVSYKCRPEHHSTRLVCENERLRLMCKNETVLAIYSATFGHLLHGSPYCPQEPGSHNDMECLSPSALRKVSRRCHGRANCSVLADTQTFGDPCFPGTRKHLRVSFTCVPRYLLEDVGRGSTDPFMISDYTHGGWYTGPTYRPQNVLLTNSLEIIEKILGLPERVALYFVSGICAGLVFLLCLFGLRSTLVRDVKDLFSELNDELKASRRQRKELMEDLFDDDISDTSSFCRLTQSYRTTDIFSPSTLTVEMVEREVEQTRDLPNGDIWPHRDSSPYAIHKMKTYNN from the exons ATGCTCATCATCGAGTGTCCCTCCAGGACGTCTGTGACGGTTCTGTCAGCTTTCTATGGACGACGTGTTCCTAATCAGCATTTATGCCcctctgcaaacacaaacataactgTGGAGGAGGATAAAGAATGCACTTCCCCAGTTGCGATGGAG AAAGTACTGTCAGAGTGTCAGGATCACCAGTCCTGTCACATCCCTGTCTTCAGTCCAGTGTTTGGGCAGGACCCCTGTCCTCTCACCAGCAAGTACCTTCTAGTCTCCTATAAGTGCAGACCAG AGCACCACAGCACGAGGCTGGTATGTGAAAATGAGCGTCTGAGGCTGATGTGTAAAAATGAAACTGTCCTCGCCATCTACTCGGCCACGTTTGGACACCTGCTGCATGGGAGTCCCTACTGTCCTCAGGAACCTGGATCACATAATGACATGG AGTGTTTGTCACCTTCGGCTCTGAGGAAGGTGTCACGCAGGTGTCATGGCAGAGCGAACTGCTCAGTACTGGCTGATACTCAAACCTTCGGGGACCCCTGCTTTCCCGGCACCAGGAAACACCTGCGAGTGTCCTTCACTTGTG TGCCTCGGTATCTTCTGGAAGATGTGGGTCGAGGGTCAACAGATCCTTTCATGATCTCAGACTACACACACG GTGGATGGTACACTGGCCCCACCTACAGGCCTCAAAATGTGCTCTTAACCAACTCTCTGGAGATCATTGAAAAAATATTGG GTCTCCCAGAGCGAGTGGCTCTCTACTTTGTCTCTGGCATCTGTGCTGGTCTGGTTTTCCTGCTCTGCCTGTTTGGTCTGCGCTCCACACTAGTGAGGGATGTTAAAGATCTGTTTTCTGAGCTGAACGATGAGCTTAAAGCGTCTCGCAGACAGCGCAAGGAGCTCATGGAGGACCTCTTTGACGATGACATCTCAGACACGTCGTCCTTCTGTCGACTTACACAATCCTACCGCACTACTGACATCTTCAGTCCTTCCACTTTGACAGTAGAGATGGTCGAACGCGAGGTGGAACAGACGAGAGATTTGCCCAACGGAGACATTTGGCCACATCGAGACTCCAGCCCTTATGCCATTCACAAAATGAAAACCTACAACAATTGA
- the clic2 gene encoding chloride intracellular channel protein 2 isoform X1: protein MALRQNSDKEPSIELFIKAGHDGENVGNCPFCQRLFMVLWLKGVKFTVTTVDMRKKPAELKDLAPGTNPPFLLYNGTLKTDFIKIEEFLEQTLAPPRYPHLSPLNKESFDVGADIFAKFSAFIKNSPNNTFQEKNLLREFKRLDIYLNSPLPEEIDHNSRETVTVSKRKFLDGDRLTLADCNLLPKLHVIRVAAKKYCNFEIPAQFTGVWRYLQNAYEREEFKQTCPADIEIEKAYLSVANQRK, encoded by the exons ATGGCACTTCGGCAGAACTCAGACAAGGAGCCAAGCATCGAGTTGTTCATTAAG GCTGGACATGATGGTGAAAACGTGGGGAACTGCCCCTTCTGTCAAAGGCTCTTCATGGTTTTGTGGCTGAAAGGAGTCAAGTTTACAGTGACCACTGTTGACATGAGGAA GAAGCCAGCTGAGCTCAAAGACCTGGCCCCCGGGACCaaccctcctttcctcctctacAATGGCACCCTCAAAACAGATTTCATCAAAATCGAGGAGTTTCTTGAGCAAACACTGGCCCCTCCTAG GTATCCTCATCTCAGCCCGCTAAACAAAGAGTCCTTTGACGTGGGTGCTGACATTTTTGCAAAGTTCTCTGCTTTCATCAAGAACAGTCCAAATAACACCT TTCAAGAGAAAAACCTGCTGAGGGAGTTCAAGCGCCTAGATATCTACCTGAACTCCCCCCTCCCTGAGGAGATTGACCATAACTCCAGAGAAACCGTCACCGTCTCCAAGAGGAAGTTCCTGGACGGCGACCGTCTCACTTTAGCTGACTGCAACCTGCTGCCCAAACTGCACGTTATCAGG GTTGCTGCCAAAAAGTACTGCAACTTTGAAATCCCGGCCCAGTTCACAGGCGTGTGGCGATACCTTCAAAACGCCTATGAGAGAGAGGAGTTCAAACAGACATGTCCAGCCGACATTGAAATTGAGAAGGCTTATCTTAGCGTGGCCAACCAGAGGAAATGA
- the clic2 gene encoding chloride intracellular channel protein 2 isoform X2, which yields MVLWLKGVKFTVTTVDMRKKPAELKDLAPGTNPPFLLYNGTLKTDFIKIEEFLEQTLAPPRYPHLSPLNKESFDVGADIFAKFSAFIKNSPNNTFQEKNLLREFKRLDIYLNSPLPEEIDHNSRETVTVSKRKFLDGDRLTLADCNLLPKLHVIRVAAKKYCNFEIPAQFTGVWRYLQNAYEREEFKQTCPADIEIEKAYLSVANQRK from the exons ATGGTTTTGTGGCTGAAAGGAGTCAAGTTTACAGTGACCACTGTTGACATGAGGAA GAAGCCAGCTGAGCTCAAAGACCTGGCCCCCGGGACCaaccctcctttcctcctctacAATGGCACCCTCAAAACAGATTTCATCAAAATCGAGGAGTTTCTTGAGCAAACACTGGCCCCTCCTAG GTATCCTCATCTCAGCCCGCTAAACAAAGAGTCCTTTGACGTGGGTGCTGACATTTTTGCAAAGTTCTCTGCTTTCATCAAGAACAGTCCAAATAACACCT TTCAAGAGAAAAACCTGCTGAGGGAGTTCAAGCGCCTAGATATCTACCTGAACTCCCCCCTCCCTGAGGAGATTGACCATAACTCCAGAGAAACCGTCACCGTCTCCAAGAGGAAGTTCCTGGACGGCGACCGTCTCACTTTAGCTGACTGCAACCTGCTGCCCAAACTGCACGTTATCAGG GTTGCTGCCAAAAAGTACTGCAACTTTGAAATCCCGGCCCAGTTCACAGGCGTGTGGCGATACCTTCAAAACGCCTATGAGAGAGAGGAGTTCAAACAGACATGTCCAGCCGACATTGAAATTGAGAAGGCTTATCTTAGCGTGGCCAACCAGAGGAAATGA
- the urp1 gene encoding urotensin-related peptide 1 isoform X2 — protein MASEDIKVKFLAEQRYSPELAKDKGTMISVALFYLAAVICSARRTHALPLYPETDLEPQADFIQKLVSEVEGGANAAEGEQREVNNLYPLLMQHNGTKDSAQQDKFANMVEDLKEAVLKLAAADKLRSQGFLRSEQNLPKTNKRACFWKYCVTN, from the exons ATGGCCTCTGAGGATATAAAAGTGAAGTTCCTTGCCGAGCAGAGGTATAGTCCAGAACTGGCTAAAGATAAAGGCACCATGATTTCTGTAGCTCTGTTTTACCTTGCCGCTGTGATTTGTTCTGCAAGGCGGACACATGCTCTACCTCTGTACCCTGAAACCGACCTGGAGCCACAGGCAG atttcattcagaaattAGTGTCAGAGGTGGAAGGTGGAGCCAACGCTGCTGAGGGGGAGCAGAGAGAGGTCAATAATTTGTATCCTCTACTGATGCAGCACAATG gGACTAAAGATTCAGCACAACAAGATAAGTTTGCAAACATG GTTGAGGACCTCAAAGAAGCCGTCTTGAAGCTTGCAGCGGCTGACAAGCTTCGCTCTCAGGGTTTTCTCAGATCAGAGCAGAAtttgccaaaaacaaacaaaaggg CATGTTTCTGGAAATACTGTGTCACCAACTAG
- the urp1 gene encoding urotensin-related peptide 1 isoform X1 — MASEDIKVKFLAEQRYSPELAKDKGTMISVALFYLAAVICSARRTHALPLYPETDLEPQADFIQKLVSEVEGGANAAEGEQREVNNLYPLLMQHNGGRDSWNKGTKDSAQQDKFANMVEDLKEAVLKLAAADKLRSQGFLRSEQNLPKTNKRACFWKYCVTN; from the exons ATGGCCTCTGAGGATATAAAAGTGAAGTTCCTTGCCGAGCAGAGGTATAGTCCAGAACTGGCTAAAGATAAAGGCACCATGATTTCTGTAGCTCTGTTTTACCTTGCCGCTGTGATTTGTTCTGCAAGGCGGACACATGCTCTACCTCTGTACCCTGAAACCGACCTGGAGCCACAGGCAG atttcattcagaaattAGTGTCAGAGGTGGAAGGTGGAGCCAACGCTGCTGAGGGGGAGCAGAGAGAGGTCAATAATTTGTATCCTCTACTGATGCAGCACAATGGCGGCAGAGACTCTTGGAATAAAG gGACTAAAGATTCAGCACAACAAGATAAGTTTGCAAACATG GTTGAGGACCTCAAAGAAGCCGTCTTGAAGCTTGCAGCGGCTGACAAGCTTCGCTCTCAGGGTTTTCTCAGATCAGAGCAGAAtttgccaaaaacaaacaaaaggg CATGTTTCTGGAAATACTGTGTCACCAACTAG